Below is a window of Gloeomargarita sp. SRBZ-1_bins_9 DNA.
AGCTGGCAACCCCAGCAGACCCTGGTCAGACAAACACCGACCTATCTGGAGTTGCACTTCGGCGACAGCCCCGTTACGATTCCCGAAAGTCAGCAATTGCGCCGATTAAAGGTGGGTTATTGCTTCCTGACACCGCAAACGGCCCGCTGGGAAGAAGGGGACGTACGGTTGCATGATGTACCTCTACAATAGCCCTCCCAGGGGGAAAACTTTAAGTTAAGATTAAGAAAGAGCTACCGGGAGTCATTTCTGTGTTTTTACGGCTAGCGAACCAGCACCGGGAGTTGGTACGAGACTTGGTCATGAACCTCCAGGCGCTGGCCACGGTTTTGGAACGGCAGGGGCGCTTGGCATCCTGTTATACCTGTGGCCCGGCCATGGATAGTGCGTCGTTCATGGTGAGTTTAGGGGAAGGTCACCTGATCCGGTTCCTGGTCTCTGACTACGGGATTACCTGGACGGAGATGCGGGATGACCGGGAGTTGATGAAATTGGAAGGGGCAGAAGCCATTGCCCAACTCCAGGAACTGGCTAACCTGGTGCGCCAACCCGTCAACTCCACACCCGCCCAAATCTAGGGACGAAAT
It encodes the following:
- a CDS encoding DUF1815 family protein — protein: MFLRLANQHRELVRDLVMNLQALATVLERQGRLASCYTCGPAMDSASFMVSLGEGHLIRFLVSDYGITWTEMRDDRELMKLEGAEAIAQLQELANLVRQPVNSTPAQI